The Thermoleophilaceae bacterium genome includes a region encoding these proteins:
- a CDS encoding choice-of-anchor D domain-containing protein: protein MLPQELYEEFGACPSAADFPEGTLALYCAHVTAYDGEIKLGNVEATIDEPLEILAGIGFRDGQIVMLPVGEGADDGGEGSSGGQGGGGAGGFDPVEISGGILGIPELDPVIQNEPLGLLRLTATPQLGAISAGSADLTPSHLNPITLPLSIKLNNTLFGDDCQIGTSEDPIVINLTTGTTEPPEGVQPISGTAPSVIDQQFWWNYAFVGEPQAVFASGTGARSVDNTFVVPAAKGCDLLPQEAHDGVEELNDGLEQALGEDLPLDELLGSEAGLFDPLINANAGLPSAVGNNHMKISVDSRWIDYGAVQVIKEDLEPLWSAQPGTIDFGEVPVGESVTETATIENTRSTPITLGSLAGFTSAGHDYELASNSCAEQTLDPGEQCQVELRFSPTEAGEAKAAQFVQAVEGEPLDGPRYHHHPQVWAEGTGV, encoded by the coding sequence GTGCTGCCGCAGGAGCTCTATGAGGAGTTCGGCGCCTGCCCGAGCGCGGCAGACTTCCCTGAGGGGACTCTCGCGCTCTACTGCGCGCATGTCACGGCCTACGACGGCGAGATCAAGCTAGGCAATGTGGAAGCGACCATCGACGAGCCGTTGGAGATCCTCGCGGGGATCGGCTTTCGTGACGGCCAGATCGTGATGCTGCCGGTTGGCGAAGGGGCAGACGATGGCGGCGAAGGAAGCAGCGGCGGCCAGGGGGGCGGAGGTGCCGGGGGGTTCGACCCGGTCGAGATCTCGGGCGGGATCCTGGGGATCCCCGAGCTCGATCCGGTGATCCAGAACGAGCCGCTCGGGTTGCTGCGGCTGACGGCAACGCCGCAGCTCGGCGCCATCAGCGCCGGCTCTGCGGACCTGACGCCGAGCCACCTGAACCCGATCACGCTGCCGCTGTCGATCAAGCTCAACAACACGCTGTTCGGCGACGACTGTCAGATCGGCACATCGGAGGACCCGATCGTGATCAACCTCACGACGGGAACGACCGAGCCGCCGGAGGGGGTCCAGCCGATCTCCGGCACGGCGCCGTCTGTGATCGACCAGCAGTTCTGGTGGAACTATGCGTTCGTGGGCGAGCCGCAGGCGGTCTTCGCCTCGGGCACCGGGGCGCGCTCGGTCGACAACACGTTCGTCGTACCGGCGGCGAAGGGCTGCGATCTGCTGCCTCAGGAGGCCCACGACGGCGTCGAGGAGCTCAACGACGGCTTGGAGCAGGCGCTCGGCGAGGACCTGCCGCTCGACGAGCTGCTGGGCTCGGAAGCGGGCCTCTTCGACCCGCTGATCAACGCCAACGCGGGGCTGCCGTCGGCGGTCGGCAACAACCACATGAAGATCAGCGTCGACTCGCGCTGGATCGACTACGGCGCCGTGCAGGTCATCAAGGAGGACCTGGAGCCGCTGTGGTCGGCGCAGCCGGGCACGATCGACTTCGGCGAGGTGCCCGTCGGTGAGTCGGTGACAGAGACGGCAACGATCGAGAACACCCGCTCGACACCGATCACCCTCGGCTCGCTGGCCGGGTTCACGTCGGCCGGCCACGACTACGAGCTTGCCAGCAACAGTTGCGCTGAGCAGACACTGGATCCAGGAGAACAGTGCCAGGTCGAGCTGCGCTTCTCGCCGACCGAAGCCGGCGAGGCGAAGGCGGCTCAGTTCGTCCAGGCCGTTGAGGGAGAGCCTCTTGACGGGCCCCGCTACCACCATCACCCACAAGTTTGGGCGGAGGGAACCGGCGTCTGA